GCTCCAAGGCTACAACTTGGGCTTCTGTAAGAATTATTCCATCCTGGGCCACTTTGGCTTCGAGGGCTTTTAATCTCTTTTGGAAGGTCTCCAGATCGTGCCTCAACCAAACACAACGAACTCCACAAGGGGATACAAATATTCCTCTCTTAACAAGCTCATTTGCAACCCTTACTTGTCCAAAAGCTGGATTTTCAATAGCCATATCAACAACAGCTTTCTCTACTTCGGGAGCCACTCGATTCTTGACCAGTGGTTTGCTCCTGCTGACTTCGATTAAGGCCATTTCGCCTCCTGTGTCATACATCTCTTTAATCCTGTAAAAACTATCCCTGGAATACCCCATTATTTTACAAGCCTGAGATACGTTTCCCAATTTTTCTGCTAAAAGGACTAATCCCAATTTAGTTTTGATTAATTTTGTTTCTAATTTCATTTTCTGACAGTTTAGTGGTTAATTAATTATTTTTGACAACTTAAAATTAATCACTAACTGTCAGATTAAGTCTAAACTATTACAGTTTATGAATTCGTTCCCATTCAAGACTTCTCAGAACCTTGGACAGATGAAAAACTATATAAAAAATATGGCTTAACAGAAAATGAGATAGCTTTTATTGAAAAAATGATTCGTCCTATGGACTTAACTCAAAATGGGGGAGTAGATGAGTAAAAAAGAATTCAATCGCGTCTTGCCCTTCAATGCTTTGCCGGATTTGCCGCCAGCCACCCATCTGGAGACGACTGAAATATTCAAAGCAACCATACGGGCCAACAAACTATTGGCAGAGCTGAAGGGCTTTTGCCAAACCCTGCCCAATCCGGAGTTACTACTAAACACCATAGTCTTACAGGAAAGTAAGGAATCAAGTGCCATCGAAAACATTGTCACCACACAAGATGAGTTGTATAAAGCCACCCTCATGGGTGACAAAGTGAAAAATCAGGCTGCCAAGGAAGTTTTACAATATCGGGAAGCCATGTATTTTGGGTTATCGGAATTGGATAAAACCGGCCTTATTACCACCAATCTTTTAGTGGGTATTATGCAAAAGCTACGTAATACAAGAGATGGTATAAGGAGAAATCCGGGCACGAAACTTTCTAAGCCCATTAGTGGACAAATTGTGTACACACCACCAGAAGGAGAGACGATAATCAGAGAAAAACTTTTTACCCTGGAGCGGTATATAAATGTTTCCGATGGGGATAGCTTAGACCCTCTTATTAAAATGGCTCTGATTCATTATCAGTTTGAGGCCATACATCCATTTAGTGACGGGAATGGTCGTGCTGGTCGTATTTTGAATATTTTGTATCTGATTCAACAGGAGATGATTGGTTTACCTGTTCTTTATTTGAGTAAATATATTATTGAGAATAGGTCGGATTATTACCGGTTACTCAGAGAAGTTACTGAACAAAACAACTGGATTGACTGGGTGCTTTATGTGGTAAATGGCGTAGCTGAAACCTCTCAATCCACCCTAATTAAGATTAAGCGCATAATAGAATTGAAAGCAAATGCAGAGAATGATTTGAAATCAGCGCTGGGATCTTCATTCTCTAGAGATCTGAATGATCTATTGTTTAGCTTTCCCTATATAAAAATAGGGGTTTTGGATGAAAATGGAATTGCCAAGCGGCAAACCGCATCGCGCTATTTAAAAGAAATAGAAAAGGCGGGATGGCTTTCAAGCGTACAGGTATGGAAGGAGACCTATTATATCAACCATAATCTGATTAAAATACTATCTGAATAGGAAACGAAATCATGTACACTTAATACATACGAAGTGACTATCATGTCGAAAAAATGTATAATAATCGACACGACATTCACTCATGTCGATTGAATAAACATTATTGAATTCAAGGTAAACAATTGATAATGAGTAAAAAAGAATTTTTTCCACCCCGACCATCCACCAATCCGACAATATACGCTTATGAATTACCGGGCATTCCTTATAAAGAAGGTCTATTGAAAATAGGCCAATCCAGAAGACCCAACGAAGTCAGAATAGACGAGCAAACCAAAACAGCCGGCATTAAATACAAAATCGTTTTTGAAGAATCCGCAATGAGGCGCGACGGGAGTTCATTTTCTGACCATGAGGTTCGCCGTCATTTGCGCAAACAAGGCTTTGCCAATCCCGAGGGCGAATGGATTAAATTTACTTTGAAAGATCTACGAAAAGCCATTTGGGAAATGAAGACAGGTGAACGTACTGAAGACAATCGATCCCTTTCTTTCGGTATGCGACCAGAACAAGAGGAAGCCGTTAGCAAATCCATGGCCTATTTTAGTAGTTTTAAGAGGGAAAACCCGGATAAGACACCCCATTTTCTTTGGAATGCCAAAATGCGTTTTGGAAAAACCTTTGCCAGCTACCAACTGGCAAAGAAAATGGCCTGGACCAAAATTTTGGTGCTCACTTTTAAACCTGCCGTAGAAAATGCCTGGTATGAAGATTTGATGACTCATGTTGATTTTGAAGGATGGCAGTTTGTATCAAACTCACAAAACACTCTGAGCTATGGGCAGGCAGATATGGAAAAACCAGTTGTGTGTTTTGGCTCTTTTCAAGACTATTTGGGCAAAAATACCAGCACAGGTGGTATAAAAACCAAAAACGAATGGGTACATGCTACTCATTGGGATTGCGTCATTTTTGACGAGTACCACTATGGTGCCTGGCGGGAAAATGCGAAAGAACTATTTGGAGCTGAAGGGAAAAGAGAATTGGAATTTGGGGAAGGAGAGGGTATTGAGTACTTTGATGAAGAAGCGATGCCCATTACAACCAAGCACTATTTATACTTATCGGGTACACCTTTCCGAGCCATTGCGTCGGGAGAGTTTATCGAGGAGCAGATATTTAACTGGACTTATTCAGACGAGCAGAGAGCCAAAGATGGCTGGGATGATTCTAAAGGAAGCAATCCCTATGCTTCCCTGCCGCGAATGGTCATGATGACTTACCAGTTGCCTGACTCCATCAGTCAAATAGCAGAGTTGGGAGAATTTGACGGCTTTGATTTGAATGTGTTCTTTTCAGCTGAAGGCGATGGTATAAAGGCAAGGTTCAAATACGAAGATGAAGTACAGAAATGGTTGGATTTGATTCGTGGTTCATTCAGCGAAACCACTTTGGACAATCTTAAAATGGGAGCGAAAAAACCGCCGCTTCCTTTCTCACATGCTCCTTTGCTCAATGTATTGAATCACACTTTTTGGTTTTTGCCGACCGTGGCCTCATGTTATGCAATGGCTAATTTGCTCAAACAGCGACAAAACAAGTTTTATCACGATTACACCGTGGTAGTGACAGCAGGAACACAAGCGGGCATTGGTGTGGAAGCCTTACCACCCGTTCTAGATGCCATGACCGACAATCCCTTGGAATCAAAAACCATTACACTTTCCTGTGGTAAACTCACTACAGGGGTTTCGGTTAAACCTTGGACAGGAATTTTTATGTTGCGTAATTCTTCAAGTCCTGAAACTTATTTTCAAGCAGCCTTCCGAGTGCAAACGCCTTGGGTAATTACAAACCCCGATAGCAAATCGCCCAACAAAGAAGAAATTCTAAAAGAAGAATGTTATGTGTTCGATTTTGCTCCGAACAGGGCATTAAGACAAATTGCTGATTATGCTTGCCGATTGAATGTCAATGAATCGAACCCGGAAAAAAACGTAGAAGATTTTATAAATTTCCTGCCAGTTCTAGCTTATGATGGCAGCTCGATGAAACAAGTGGACGCGGCAGGTATTTTAGACATTGCAATGAGTGGTACAACGGCTACGCTTTTGGCAAGACGTTGGGAAAGTGCCTTGCTTGTAAATGTGGACAACAACACGCTTGCCCGATTGATGGCCAACGAGGAAGCAATGAAATCATTGATGAATATAGAAGGCTTTAGAAATTTGAATCAGGACATTGAAACCATTATCAACAAATCGGAAGCCGTTAAAAAAGCCAAGAAAGAAGCAAACGACCGAGAGCTGACAAAGAAAGAAAAGAAGGAGCTTACTGACGAAGAAAAGGAATACAAAAGCCTGAGAAAGCAAATACAAGAAAAGCTAATCAAGTTTGCTACTCGTGTTCCCGTTTTTATGTACCTGACAGACTACAGGGAAAGGAGTTTGAAAGATGTAATCATGCAATTAGAACCGGGACTTTTTAAGAAAGTAACGGGACTTTCTGTAAAGGACTTTGAATTATTGGTAAGTCTTGGAGTTTTCAACTCTGCTTTAATGAATGATGCCGTTTACAAATTCAAACGCTATGAAGATCCAAGTTTGGAATATATTGGAATTAATAGACACAAAGGCGAAGACATTGGTCTTTATGACACAGTTTTGAGTAGAAAGGAATATGAAGAAAGTTTTGTGAATGAGCCTTGACAGCACAAAAACCATTTTCAAAGATGTGTTGAGCTTTAATAAAATAGATATTTGTTTCGGTAATAGCATAAAATGAAACCAAAGACTTTTTTAGAAAAATTAGTTGAATTGGGCCGAAGGAAAGGTTCTTTTGGATAGATCGATGTCCCATCTCGACGTATAAAAACGGTTCTAAAGCAGAAAAATAATTGAATTTGATCGCCTCAGCGATCGGCAACAGAAAATGATACTAAAGCGAGCATTTACTATATTGGCAGTCATTAAAGAGGGGACCTAATGTTGTTCTGAAGATACCTGGATTCGAATTCGGCATCATGAGGAGTGATGGAACGCGCACTCGAAATAAATCGGCATGGGGTAGGCTGCAAAAGCGATCTTTCAATCAATTTTTAAATTTCCTTTGCGAAAAAAGTGATTTTATATATCTTAAGCCCTTATTTCGGTATAAATTTATAATGAAAAATTTTTAAAATGTCTGGTTTTTTAGAAATGGCAAGATTATTTAAGGTGGAAGATATTTGCCACAAATTTCTTGCAAGCTATAATTATGAAGAAAGATCACTTCAGGTTTTAGACAATTTTAATAAATTGTGTATTGAGAATGACCTTGATAATATGACTCAAATTGCTTTAATTAAAAATAGGGAAAAAGTTGTTGGCTGGTTTGGCATTGAATGGATTGAAGAAGATGATAAAGAAATGGCTGAAGTAATGGAACCTATTAATCTGGAAGCCATTTTTTCAGCCGAAACTGATATATTAACAGTTGTGGAGAAGGTCAGTACGCTAAAACAAAATGTTTTTATAGTCAACAAGGGCAATCAGCTTATTGGTTTCTTTTTTTATACAGATCTACTAGGAAATCCATTATGCTTGAGCATCCTGGCACTTTTGATGGCATTTGAAAAAAGTTGTTTGGA
This window of the Saprospiraceae bacterium genome carries:
- a CDS encoding Fic family protein, giving the protein MSKKEFNRVLPFNALPDLPPATHLETTEIFKATIRANKLLAELKGFCQTLPNPELLLNTIVLQESKESSAIENIVTTQDELYKATLMGDKVKNQAAKEVLQYREAMYFGLSELDKTGLITTNLLVGIMQKLRNTRDGIRRNPGTKLSKPISGQIVYTPPEGETIIREKLFTLERYINVSDGDSLDPLIKMALIHYQFEAIHPFSDGNGRAGRILNILYLIQQEMIGLPVLYLSKYIIENRSDYYRLLREVTEQNNWIDWVLYVVNGVAETSQSTLIKIKRIIELKANAENDLKSALGSSFSRDLNDLLFSFPYIKIGVLDENGIAKRQTASRYLKEIEKAGWLSSVQVWKETYYINHNLIKILSE
- a CDS encoding restriction endonuclease → MSKKEFFPPRPSTNPTIYAYELPGIPYKEGLLKIGQSRRPNEVRIDEQTKTAGIKYKIVFEESAMRRDGSSFSDHEVRRHLRKQGFANPEGEWIKFTLKDLRKAIWEMKTGERTEDNRSLSFGMRPEQEEAVSKSMAYFSSFKRENPDKTPHFLWNAKMRFGKTFASYQLAKKMAWTKILVLTFKPAVENAWYEDLMTHVDFEGWQFVSNSQNTLSYGQADMEKPVVCFGSFQDYLGKNTSTGGIKTKNEWVHATHWDCVIFDEYHYGAWRENAKELFGAEGKRELEFGEGEGIEYFDEEAMPITTKHYLYLSGTPFRAIASGEFIEEQIFNWTYSDEQRAKDGWDDSKGSNPYASLPRMVMMTYQLPDSISQIAELGEFDGFDLNVFFSAEGDGIKARFKYEDEVQKWLDLIRGSFSETTLDNLKMGAKKPPLPFSHAPLLNVLNHTFWFLPTVASCYAMANLLKQRQNKFYHDYTVVVTAGTQAGIGVEALPPVLDAMTDNPLESKTITLSCGKLTTGVSVKPWTGIFMLRNSSSPETYFQAAFRVQTPWVITNPDSKSPNKEEILKEECYVFDFAPNRALRQIADYACRLNVNESNPEKNVEDFINFLPVLAYDGSSMKQVDAAGILDIAMSGTTATLLARRWESALLVNVDNNTLARLMANEEAMKSLMNIEGFRNLNQDIETIINKSEAVKKAKKEANDRELTKKEKKELTDEEKEYKSLRKQIQEKLIKFATRVPVFMYLTDYRERSLKDVIMQLEPGLFKKVTGLSVKDFELLVSLGVFNSALMNDAVYKFKRYEDPSLEYIGINRHKGEDIGLYDTVLSRKEYEESFVNEP